In Erythrobacter litoralis HTCC2594, a single genomic region encodes these proteins:
- a CDS encoding SPFH domain-containing protein, producing the protein MVNVLDGMNVSQERGSKTYNGYVMLLVLLAVTVLAFLWMSTSFPPGPEKASKIYFVFKLVASLTGFLVVATGFFMIQPNQTAVITLFGAYSGTERTEGLRWVWPWMMRKKISARAHNVHSEKVKINDLRGNPIEIACNTVWRVRDTAQAAFDVDDYKEFVNIQIEAGLRTVGARHPYDDMSEEDATTLRGSADVVNRELQEELNERLKVAGIVVDEAGLTHLAYAPEIAGAMLRRQQADAVIAARKKVVIGAVGMVEDALAKLSADGVVDLDDERRAAMVSNLMVVLCGDREAHPVVNAGTLYQ; encoded by the coding sequence ATGGTCAATGTTTTGGACGGGATGAATGTCAGCCAAGAGAGAGGCTCCAAGACCTACAATGGCTATGTGATGCTGCTGGTCCTGCTGGCGGTTACGGTCCTCGCGTTCCTATGGATGAGCACGAGTTTTCCGCCGGGCCCCGAGAAGGCCAGCAAGATCTATTTCGTATTCAAGCTGGTTGCGTCGCTGACCGGTTTCCTTGTCGTCGCCACCGGGTTTTTCATGATCCAGCCCAACCAGACCGCGGTGATCACCCTTTTCGGAGCCTATAGCGGCACCGAGCGAACCGAGGGGCTGCGCTGGGTGTGGCCGTGGATGATGCGCAAGAAGATCAGCGCCCGTGCGCACAATGTCCATTCGGAGAAGGTCAAGATCAACGATCTGCGCGGCAACCCGATCGAGATCGCCTGCAACACCGTCTGGCGGGTGCGTGACACCGCGCAGGCGGCCTTCGATGTCGACGATTACAAGGAATTCGTGAACATTCAGATCGAGGCCGGGCTACGCACGGTCGGCGCGCGGCACCCCTATGACGACATGAGCGAGGAAGACGCGACGACGCTGCGCGGCAGCGCCGACGTGGTCAACCGCGAGCTGCAGGAAGAGCTCAACGAGCGCCTCAAGGTCGCCGGTATCGTTGTCGACGAAGCGGGGCTGACCCACCTCGCCTATGCACCGGAGATCGCCGGGGCGATGCTGCGCCGCCAGCAGGCCGATGCCGTCATCGCCGCGCGCAAGAAAGTCGTGATCGGCGCGGTCGGCATGGTCGAGGATGCGCTGGCCAAATTGTCGGCGGATGGCGTGGTCGATCTCGACGACGAGCGTCGGGCTGCGATGGTCAGCAACTTGATGGTCGTGCTGTGCGGCGATCGCGAAGCGCATCCGGTGGTCAATGCCGGCACGCTCTACCAGTAG
- the asd gene encoding archaetidylserine decarboxylase (Phosphatidylserine decarboxylase is synthesized as a single chain precursor. Generation of the pyruvoyl active site from a Ser is coupled to cleavage of a Gly-Ser bond between the larger (beta) and smaller (alpha chains). It is an integral membrane protein.) — MSKPFVWLQHALPQHALSRLAGRFAGSRRPWLRDRMIARFAATYGIDMSEAERPLGSYDSFNDFFTRSLKPGARPLADASQYVLSPADGAVSQLGRIEEGRIFQAKGHSFTATELLGGDEQTAARFTDGHFATIYLSPRDYHWVHMPVSGTLLETTYVPGELFSVNAVTAEGVPRLFARNERLACLFDSDLGQVASVMVGAMIVAGIETVWGGRVEPHGRKLTRSVYSREGAAPHRYEAGEEMGRFLLGSTVVLLFEENRIEFCEGLQAGSAVRMGQALAHKL, encoded by the coding sequence ATGAGCAAACCCTTCGTATGGCTCCAGCATGCATTGCCGCAGCATGCCCTGTCGCGCCTCGCAGGTCGCTTCGCGGGCAGCCGTCGCCCGTGGCTGCGAGACCGGATGATCGCGCGATTCGCCGCGACCTATGGCATCGACATGAGCGAAGCCGAACGTCCGCTCGGCAGCTACGATAGCTTCAACGACTTCTTCACGCGCTCGCTGAAACCCGGTGCGCGTCCGCTGGCCGATGCCTCGCAATACGTCCTGTCGCCCGCCGATGGCGCGGTCAGCCAGCTCGGTCGCATCGAGGAAGGGCGCATCTTTCAGGCCAAAGGGCACAGCTTCACGGCAACAGAACTTCTCGGCGGGGACGAGCAGACTGCGGCGCGCTTCACCGACGGGCATTTCGCCACGATCTATCTCAGCCCGCGCGACTATCACTGGGTCCACATGCCGGTTTCGGGTACGCTGCTGGAAACGACCTACGTTCCGGGTGAGCTGTTCTCGGTCAATGCCGTGACCGCCGAAGGCGTGCCGCGGCTGTTTGCCCGCAACGAGCGGCTGGCCTGCCTGTTCGACAGCGACCTCGGACAGGTCGCCAGCGTGATGGTCGGCGCAATGATCGTTGCCGGTATCGAGACCGTGTGGGGCGGACGGGTCGAACCGCACGGCAGAAAGCTCACGCGGTCGGTTTATTCTCGGGAAGGCGCGGCCCCGCACCGCTACGAGGCCGGCGAGGAGATGGGCCGCTTCCTGCTGGGATCCACAGTGGTCCTGCTGTTCGAGGAAAACCGGATCGAATTCTGCGAGGGCCTGCAGGCAGGCAGCGCCGTGCGGATGGGCCAGGCGCTGGCCCACAAGCTCTAG